The genomic window TCGTCCGCTGGTCGCCCGTCTGGCGGACCGTCGAGATCCCCGCCCCGGACCGGGCGCCGGTCCCGGCCGGGGCCGTGCCCGCCGGGCGGTGAGGGACCGTTTGGCGGCGCCGGCCGGGGGTAACCGCGTGCCGGCTCCGGCGCTGCGTGGCCGGCGACGACAGGAGGGCGGCGTGCAGTTTCCCCGATTCGTCGAGGCGGTGTCCCGCCGGTCCGAGCTGCCCCCAGGGCAGGCCGCCATGATCTCCCGCGCCACCCTGCAGACCCTCGCCGAGCGGGTGACCGGGGGCGAGGCGGACGAACTCGCCGCCCAGCTGCCGGACGAGCTGAGCGCGTACCTCACCGCCCCGGCCGGCGACGGTGGCCCGACCGCGGGCACGGTGGCGTTCCTGTACCGGGTGGCCGACCGGGCCGGGGTCGACCCGGCGGTCGCCGAGGTGGGGGTGCGGGCGGTCCTGACCACCCTGCGCGAGGCGGTCACCGTCGGCGAGTTCCAGGACCTCATGGCCCAGCTGCCGAAGGGCTTCGACGCGATGGTCGACCCGATCCCGCGACCGCCGTACGGCGGCTGACGAGGCTCGCCGACCGTCAGGACGGGCCGGCGAGGTCGGCGGCGGACGGCTCCTCCGGTTCGGCCACCCAGGCGGAGAAGACCGGTACCCCGTGCCACGGGCCCACCCCGTCCGGCCGCTCGTCGGTGGCCACCGCCACCACCGCGTACGGGTGGCCGAAGCGCAGCTCGGCGGTCCGGGCCACCCCCTCCGGCGGCAGGCTGACCAGGGCGAACGCGCCGGTCACCGCGGCCGCCTCGAAGCCGTACCGGCCGAACCGGGCCATCGCCGCCTGCCGGGCCTCGGCCTTCGCGTCGGGGCCGGCCACGGCCCTGACCGCCGCCGGGAAGCCCAGTCGGGAGGCGGTGAGGTCGTGCTCGCTCCGCGCCGACCAGCAGGGCAGCACCGCCGAGTGGCGCTCCTCCCGGCCGTCCCGGGCCCGGGTACGCACTCGCTCCTCGCGCACGCTCCACAGTGCCGTCTCGCCCAGCGGCAGGTCGAACAGCGACCGCCGGCCCGGCTCGCCGCCGCCCACCGCCGCCGCGCCGAACCGGTACGCGACGGCCAGCACGTCACCCGGCGGCACCTCGGGCGCGGCGGCC from Micromonospora kangleipakensis includes these protein-coding regions:
- a CDS encoding DUF2267 domain-containing protein; the encoded protein is MQFPRFVEAVSRRSELPPGQAAMISRATLQTLAERVTGGEADELAAQLPDELSAYLTAPAGDGGPTAGTVAFLYRVADRAGVDPAVAEVGVRAVLTTLREAVTVGEFQDLMAQLPKGFDAMVDPIPRPPYGG